The Streptomyces sp. NBC_00576 genome contains the following window.
CCTCGGGCCCACCCCGGCCCGCCGCGACGCGCTCGCCAAGCGCATACGGCTGCTGGTCGCCGCGACCATCACCTACAACGTCATCGAGGCCGTCGTCGCCATCACCGCGGGGACGATCGCCTCCTCCACGGCGCTCATCGGCTTCGGCCTCGACTCCGTCATCGAGGTCTCCTCCGCCGTAGCCGTCGCCTGGCAGTTCTCCGCCCGCGACCACGCCGTACGGGATGCCCGGGAGAAAATCACCCTGCGGATCATCGCCGTCTCCTTCTTCGCCCTCGCCGCATACGTTGGCATCGACGCCGTCCGCGCTCTGGCCGGCACGGGCGAGGCCGACCGCTCGTTCCCCGGCATCGTCACCGCCGCCCTCTCGCTGGCGATCATGCCGTTCCTGTCCGCCGCCCAGCGCCAGGCCGGGCGTGAACTCGGCTCC
Protein-coding sequences here:
- a CDS encoding cation transporter, coding for MTAISLGPTPARRDALAKRIRLLVAATITYNVIEAVVAITAGTIASSTALIGFGLDSVIEVSSAVAVAWQFSARDHAVRDAREKITLRIIAVSFFALAAYVGIDAVRALAGTGEADRSFPGIVTAALSLAIMPFLSAAQRQAGRELGSASAVADSKQTLLCTYLSAVLLVGLLLNATLGWSWADPIAALVIAVIAVKEGRDAWQGKGCCAPAAQSASNTVAQSPDGGVCGCSPGCSCCS